The stretch of DNA GCAGGCGATGTTCTCGCCGATGGTCCGGTGTCCGCACCCCGCGGCGGCGGCCCGGTGCCACGGCTCGCGCCCCTCGGGGCTGGTGTGGGCGAAGAAGTCGCGGGCCGCCATGTCGTCACTGTGGGCCTGCGCGGCGGCGGTCAGCGAGGCGTCGTGGGCGAGCGGCCCCAGACCGGCGGCGGCCCGCTCGGCGTTGGTGAGCGCGATGACCTCCGCCGCGAGCCGGGCCAGCCCCGCCGAGGAGTACGGCTCCGCCCACACCACGGTCCAGTACATCCCGTCCGGGCCGCCCCCGACCGCCCGGCCGGCGCCCACGTGAACCAGGCGGCGGTCACGGAACGGCCCCCCGCGCCCTTCCTCACCGAGGCAGAACGCCACCAGCTCGGCGGCCGTCCGGGCCCCCGCGACCAGGTGTTCGGCGACGGCCAGGCACCGGTATCCGGCGGCGGCGACCCGGTGGTGGACGGAGGTCCCGTCCGGACCCACCGCGCCGAGCACTCCACGGGCGGCCATCGCCTCGGCATGGGCCCGGGCCGCCGCCGCGAGCCGCGCGTCGAACGCCACCGGCGGAACGCCGAACCGCAGCCGTGCCGCGTTCACGGCGTCGAGGAAACCGTCCGGCACCGCCCCGCCACCCGGGGCGGCCGCCACCACCCCGGCCGCGGCTCCGGGGTTCGTGGCACCGGTCGGCCCGGCGCCCGGACCGGGGACGGTGGGACGGTCCGGGCGTCCGGACCGCGCGGGACCGGACCGCGCGGGTGGGGCGGCGTCGTCCAGGACGTCCACCCCGAAGTCCCGGGCCACGCCCGCCAGTCCGTCCGCGTACCCCTGCCCCAGCGCGCGCAGCTTCCAGCCGGTGCCCCGCCGGTACAGCTCGGCGAGGAGCAGCACCGTCTCCCCGGAGGGCGGGGGCGGGGTGAATCCGGCGACCGGCACCCCGTCCGCCCCCAGGACGCTCAGGGCGGGCACCGGCAACCGCCCGAACGGGGCGGCGGGGTCGGCGGGGGAGACCACCACCGTGACCCGGCCGGCCCCTGGGCGCAGCCGCCGGGGTTCCACGGTCACGGTGTCGCCCCGCAGCCGCGCGCCGGGTGCCGAGGGCTGGTTGAAGAAGACGAAGTCGCCGTCCCCGGACACCCTTCCGTCGTCACCGGTGATCAGCACCGAGACGTCGAAGGGGCCGGGCACGCGCAGGGACAGCGGGCCGTCGGGCAGCTCCGTGTTGCCGCCCGCCACCAGCTCCCGCACCTCGCCACCTCCGTCCCGACGGTCCACGTCCCGTCCGGGGCCGGCACCGCCCCAACGGGTTCCGGTCGGAGAACGCCCGGGTGCCGCCAGGGGTTCCGTGCCGGGCGGATCGTCGCGACGGGCAGCCGGTCATGACCGGCCACCGCCGTCGGGCGGCCGGGTCACCGACGGTCCGGCCGGGGTGGGACGGCGGTGGCCGAAACGGGACGGCGGTGACCGGGACCGGGACGGCGGCCTGGCGATGGGCGGAGGCCCGGGCAGGGGCGGTCCGTCTCCCGCCGTGGGCGTCCGCCGGCCGGGGGCGCCGCGGAGTGCGGAGCCGGGGTCGCCGGGCGCGGGCGGCGACCGCGGGGGCCCGGACCGCCGACGCGTCAGGTTGCCGGTCCCAGGGCGTCGGACCGCGCCCGGCCCCGGCCTCCGCCGGCTTGCGGCCCTGTCCGCCGACCGCGGTCGTCAGGGCCCTGCCCGTGGCCCACCGGCGTTCCCCCGGCCGACTGCCGGGCTCCCTCCGGCCAGCTGCCGGGCCTCCGCAGACGGACCGCCGCACGGGCGGCCGCGCGGAGTGCCGGTGCGCCGGCGCCCGCAGCCGCCCGGGCCGGGTCGGTCCGTGACGGCCGGTGCACGGCATCGATCCGAACGGCATGACAGCCCACGGTGTGGCCGGTCCGGTGCCTGACGGTACGGCGGCTCGGGGTGCGTCGGTCGCCGGGTGACGGCTCATGGCCGGGTGGTGAAGCAGCCGAGTGAGGAGTCGGGCAGTGACCGGACACGGGTCCCGAACGGGCGGCTGATCCGGTCGAGCACGGCGAGCAGCCACGCGCGGTCCTCGGCCGAGGCGTGCCACAGCCGCATCCGCCGGGCGTGCAGCGGGTGGACGCGCAACGAGCGGAGCCGGCCGGTGGCCCCCTCCACCGTGGCCAGGTAGAGCGGCCGCAGGTCGTCCCGGTACCGCTCGTACCCCTCGATGCCCTCGTAGTCGTCGATCAGGTCGCCGCAGCCGTACAGCACCAGCCGGCCGCGGTAGACCTCCACCGGACGCGGGTGGTGCGAGGAGTGGCCGTGCACCAGGTCCACCCCGCCGTCCACCAGCGCGTGCGCGAACCCGACGTCCTCGGGGGAGACCTGGTAACCCCAGTTGGAGCCCCAGTGGACCGAGACCACCGTCACGTCACCGGGTCGTGCCGCCCGGCGGAGCCGTCCGGCCACGTCCGCCGCGGCGGCGGCCGTGGGCCGTTCCACCAGCGCCACTCCGCTCCGGTCGGCGGTGGCCGCCCAGTGCGGTGGAATGCCGCTGGACGGCATGCCGATCGCGAGGATCACGACGCGCCGGCCGCCGCCGACCGGCACGAGGGCGGGCCGCCACGCCCGGGCGGAGTCCAGGCCCGCACCCGCCGTCCGCAGCCGGGCCGCGGCCAGCTGGTCGAGGGTCTCGGCCAGCCCCGGGCGGCCGAAGTCCAGCACATGGTTGTTCGCCAGGACACAGACGTCCGGGCGGACCGAGGCCAGGCAGGGCAGGTTCGCCGGCGCCATCCGGTAGTGGATGCCCTTGTCCGGGGCGTAGCTGTCCGCTTGGGTGACACCGGTCTCCAGATTGATCACGCGGACGTCGGGGGCGGCCGTGTCGAGCACCGCCGCGGCGTCCCCCCACGGCCAGCCGAAGTCCACCGGGCGGGGGATCGGCCCGTTCGCCGCCTCCGCCAGCTCCACATAGCCGCGCGCGTCCCGGATGTACGACTCCCGCAGCTGCGGGTCACCCGGATGCGGAAGGATCTGGTCGACCCCGCGGCCGAGCATCACGTCGCCGCACAGCGACAACGTGACCAGGTCGCCGCTCACTCCTCCAGGCTAGGACGCCCGGCGGCCGGCCCGCGCCCTCGTACACGCCCCCCGCCTTCGGCGGGTCCGGCTTCCGTGCCGGGCCCGGTGTGTCGGGCTTCCGTGCCGGGCCCGGTGCGTACGGTTTCCGTGCCCGTCCGGTGTGCGTACGGCTCCGCGTACGGTTTCCGTGCCGGGTCCGGCCCGTACGGCTTCCGCGCCGGCCCCCGCCTCGGCGACGCCGATCCTGTGCTGCGTGTGCCCGGCCCCCGACGCCCGGGACTCCGGCCCTCGGGCTTCCGGCGGCCCGCGTCCCGCGAGGCGGCCCGCTCCCGGGTGCGTCCTGCTCCCCCGTGGTGGCGGCGCGCTCGGCGCTGTTCGGCCATGCGGTGACGTGGCCGCGCCGGCTCCGGGTGCTGCCGCCGGGGGTGCCTCGTGCCGGTCCGGCAGGTCGCGAAGGCCGGTACGGCGGCCGAGCGGCGCCTGTACCGGCCGGTGGCGCGGCCGCGCACCGCGTGGATCCGCGGGCTTGCGCCGGCACCGGGGACGCTGCCGGCCGTGCCGGAGGGCTGGCGGGTCCAGGGCCGGGGCGGATGTGTGCCCCGCCGGTGAAAGCCGGCCGGGGCACGGGTGTCATCCGGCGTCGTAGCGACGGCGCGCGCTCTCGATCTCTTCATGGTGGTCCGTGACCCACTGGGCGAGCGCGTGGACGATGGTGCGCAGGCTCTCGCCCAGTGGCGTCAGTTGGTACTCGACGCGCGGGGGCACCTCGGCGTAGACGGTGCGGGAGACGACTCCGTCGCGTTCCAGGTGGCGCAGGGTGAGGGTGAGCATGCGCTGGGAGATGCCCGGAACCCGCTGCTGCAGGGCGCTGAACCGCAGGGGACCGCGGCTGAGGATGCCGATGACCAGGACGGACCACTTGTCGCCGATCCGGTCGAGGGTCTCCCGGACCGTCCGGCCGTTGTCCGGCCAGCTCTCGCACGGGTGGGGGGCATCGGCGGGCCAGGCGTCGTCCTGGTGCGGGGCGGCGGCACGGTCAGGATCACCGGTGTGCTCTGCGTACATCAATGTGCCTTTTGTGAGGTTGTCACTGCATCCCTATGGTGGGGCTACGCACTAATCGTAACCAAGCGAGGAGTGACATGCCGGTCCAGCGTCTCAACCACGCCGTGCTCCACGTCCGCGACGTCGAGCGCAGCATCTCCTTCTACACCGACGTGCTGAACTTCCGCGTCAACCACCGCCTCCACGCCGACGGCGACCAGGTGCCCGAGGCCGCGTTCCTGCAGGCCGAGGGGTCGAGCAACGACCACGACCTGGCCCTCATGCAGATCGAGGGCCCGGCTTCCCCGCAGAGCCCGGGCCGACGTCCCGGGCTCGCGCACCTGGCGTGGGAGGTGGACACCCTGGCCGAACTCCGGCAGATCCGCGGCAAGCTGCTGCGGGCAGGTCTGCTGACCCATGAGATCGACCACGGCACCACCGCGTCGCTGTACGCCGACGACCCGGACGGCCTGAAGTTCGAGGTGTGCTGGCTGGTGCCCGCCGACAGGATCAACGAGGTGACCCGCGAGGCCTTCGCACCGCTCGACCTGGACGCGGTCATCGCGCGATTCGGCACCGACCTCCCCGGCGGGACCGGCAGCTGCGCTCCGGCTCGCCACTGAACCGGCGAGCGCTGTCCTCCCCCGGCGGGCCGTCGGGCGCGGCCCGCCGGGGCGCGGTCTCCCCCCGCCCCGGCGGACCACCCCGCTGTCCAGCGGGCTCCCGTAACCAAGGCGGGCGGCGGGCACCGCGCCGCCGGCCGCCCGTCCCGGGTTGGGCCGAAGGAGTCACCCCGGCGCCCGTACCCGTTTCGTTCGTTGACGGGGTGTCAGGACGCCGATTCACTCACGCGGGGGGAGCACGTCCGCGCGGCGCGGGCACGTCCGCCGTGTCCCGCCGCATGCCGAAGGGAGAGCCCGTGCGCCGGATGAGGCCCCGCCCGGGACGTACCGCGCTGCTCGTCACCGCCGGCCTGCTCGTCACGGCCCTCCCGCACGCCTCGGCCGGGCCCTCGGCCGCGACGGACGGACCGGTGCCCTGGATCACCGCCGGCGCCGCCGTGCACCCGGTGCGGGAGGGCCGGACCGCCACCGTGACGCTCACCGTGACCACCGCGGACGGGACACCGCTGGACCGCCCGGTCACCGTCGGCCACACCGCCGCCGGCGGCACCGCCACTGCGGGCGCCGACTACGCCCCGGCCACCGGCACCGTCACCTTCCCGGCGGGCACGCCCTCCGGCGCCCGGCGCGCCGTCCGGCTCCGCACGGTGCGGGACCCGAGGCCCGAGGTGGCCGAGACCGTCCGGTTGCGGCTGCGGGCCACCGGCGCCGCCGTGCCCGCGACCGGCCCGCTGGTGGTCATCGACGCGCACGGCCTGCCCTACCTCGACACCCGGCTCCCGGTGCACCGCAGGGTGCGGGACCTGCTGGGCCGGATGACCCTCGCCGAGAAGATCGGCCAGATGACCCAGGCGGAACGCCGGGCGCTGCGGACACCGGGCGACATCGCCACCCACCACCTCGGCTCCCTGCTCTCCGGTGGGGGTTCGGCCCCCAGCCCCAACACGCCACGGGCGTGGGCCCGGATGGTGGACGGCTTCCAGCTGCGCACCCGCGCCACCCGGCTGCAGATCCCGCTGCTCTACGGCGTGGACGCGGTGCACGGCCACAACAACGTCACCGGCACCGTGATCATGCCGCACAACATCGGATTGGGCGCCGCCCGTGACCCGCGCCTCGCCGAGCGCACCGCGGCGGTCACCGCCACCGAGACGCGGGCCACCGGCGTGCCCTGGACCTTCGCCCCCTGCCTGTGCGTCACCCGCGACGAACGCTGGGGCCGCTCGTACGAGTCCTTCGGCGAGGACCCGGCGCTGGTCACCGCGCTGACCTCGGTCGTCCGCGGCCTCCAGGGCGCACCGGACGGCCGGGACCTGGACCGCCCGGACAAGGTGCTGGCCACCGCCAAGCACTACGTGGGCGACGGCGGCACCGCCTACGGGTCCTCCTCCACCGACGGCTACACCATCGACCAGGGCGTCACCCGGGTCCGCCGGGCGGAACTGGAAGCGGTCCACCTCGCCCCGTACCGCCGGGCGGTGCGCCGCGGTGTCGGCTCGGTCATGCCGTCCTACTCCTCGGTGGACCTCCTCGGCGACCGCGCCGGACCGGTGAAGATGCACGCCCACGCCGAGCTGATCAGCCGGGTGCTCAAGGGGCGGATGGGCTTTCGCGGCTTCACCGTCAGCGACTGGCAGGCCATCGACCAGCTCCCCGGCGACTACGCCGACGACGTGCGCACCTCGGTCAACGCCGGCCTCGACATGATCATGGTGCCGAACGCCTACCGGACCTTCCAGCGGACGCTGCGGGCCGAGGTGGCGGCGGCCCGGGTGAGCACCGCGCGGATCGACGACGCGGTCTCCCGCATCCTCACCCAGAAGTTCCGGCTCGGCCTCTTCGAACGGCCCTACGCGGACACCTCACGGCTGCCGGACGTCGGTTCGGCCGGGCACCGGGCGGTGGCCCGGGAGGCCGCCGCCGCCTCCCAGGTCCTGCTGAAGAACGCGGGCGGGCTGCTGCCCCTGAAACCCACCCAGAAGGTGTACGTGGCCGGGTCCAACGCCGACGACCTGGGGCACCAGGCCGGCGGCTGGACCATCAGCTGGCAGGGCTCCTCCGGCGACATCACCCGCGGCACCACCGTCCTGGACGCCATGCGGCGGGCCGCCCCGGGCGCGGCCATCACCTACTCCGAGGACGCCTCCCGGCCCGTCCGCGGCCACGACGTGGGGGTGGTCGTGGTCGGCGAGGCCCCGTACGCGGAGGGCGTCGGCGACGTGGGCAACGGCCACGACCTGGCGCTGTCCGCCGCCGACCGGGCCGCCGTGGACCGGGTCTGCGCCGCGCTGCGCTGCGCCGTGCTGGTGGTCTCCGGACGGCCCCAGCTCATCGGCGACCGCCTGGGGGCCATCGACGCCCTGGTCGCCTCCTGGCTGCCGGGGACGGAGGGCGACGGGGTCGCCGACGTCCTCTACGGCCGGCGGCCGTTCACCGGCCGGCTGCCGGTGAGCTGGCCCCGCTCCGCGGCGCAGCTGCCGATCAACGTGGGCGACCGCGACTACGATCCGCAGTTCCCCTTCGGCTGGGGTCTCACCACACCGCACCCGGCCCCCGCCGGCGACGGTGCCGCGCGGCTGAGGTCCCTGGCCGCCGCCGCGGCCGCGACCGAGCGCGCCGGACAGGCCCGCTCCGCGCGGGGCGACCGGATCGCCGGCGCGGCCCGGGCCGTCGTGCAGGCCAGGGTCGGCACCCGGCTCACCCCGGCGGTGGCCCGGCCCTTCGCCGAGGCCGACCATCTGCTGCTCACCGGCGACCTGACCGGCGCCGTCGCCCGGCTCACCGACGCCTACCGCGCCGCCCGCTGAACCGTCCGCCCGCCCGCGAGGCGCCGGACGGCGGCCCGGGGCCCGGGACCTGACACCGTGCCGGCCGGCGCACGGCACGGACATTCCGGTACCGGTCCGGCGCGGGCCTGTGGCACCGCCACCGGCCCGGCGCCCGGTACGGACGTTCCGCCGTGCGGCGCCGGCCGGTCAGCGGGCGTCGAACAGGGCCGGTTCCCCGGTCGGGGCGAAGAACCGGGC from Streptomyces pactum encodes:
- a CDS encoding CapA family protein, translated to MSGDLVTLSLCGDVMLGRGVDQILPHPGDPQLRESYIRDARGYVELAEAANGPIPRPVDFGWPWGDAAAVLDTAAPDVRVINLETGVTQADSYAPDKGIHYRMAPANLPCLASVRPDVCVLANNHVLDFGRPGLAETLDQLAAARLRTAGAGLDSARAWRPALVPVGGGRRVVILAIGMPSSGIPPHWAATADRSGVALVERPTAAAAADVAGRLRRAARPGDVTVVSVHWGSNWGYQVSPEDVGFAHALVDGGVDLVHGHSSHHPRPVEVYRGRLVLYGCGDLIDDYEGIEGYERYRDDLRPLYLATVEGATGRLRSLRVHPLHARRMRLWHASAEDRAWLLAVLDRISRPFGTRVRSLPDSSLGCFTTRP
- a CDS encoding CAP domain-containing protein — encoded protein: MRELVAGGNTELPDGPLSLRVPGPFDVSVLITGDDGRVSGDGDFVFFNQPSAPGARLRGDTVTVEPRRLRPGAGRVTVVVSPADPAAPFGRLPVPALSVLGADGVPVAGFTPPPPSGETVLLLAELYRRGTGWKLRALGQGYADGLAGVARDFGVDVLDDAAPPARSGPARSGRPDRPTVPGPGAGPTGATNPGAAAGVVAAAPGGGAVPDGFLDAVNAARLRFGVPPVAFDARLAAAARAHAEAMAARGVLGAVGPDGTSVHHRVAAAGYRCLAVAEHLVAGARTAAELVAFCLGEEGRGGPFRDRRLVHVGAGRAVGGGPDGMYWTVVWAEPYSSAGLARLAAEVIALTNAERAAAGLGPLAHDASLTAAAQAHSDDMAARDFFAHTSPEGREPWHRAAAAGCGHRTIGENIACGRRTPAGVVQDWMDSPGHRANILSPDFTWLGVGYTAGGTAGTYWTQVFGG
- a CDS encoding winged helix-turn-helix transcriptional regulator, whose product is MYAEHTGDPDRAAAPHQDDAWPADAPHPCESWPDNGRTVRETLDRIGDKWSVLVIGILSRGPLRFSALQQRVPGISQRMLTLTLRHLERDGVVSRTVYAEVPPRVEYQLTPLGESLRTIVHALAQWVTDHHEEIESARRRYDAG
- a CDS encoding VOC family protein: MPVQRLNHAVLHVRDVERSISFYTDVLNFRVNHRLHADGDQVPEAAFLQAEGSSNDHDLALMQIEGPASPQSPGRRPGLAHLAWEVDTLAELRQIRGKLLRAGLLTHEIDHGTTASLYADDPDGLKFEVCWLVPADRINEVTREAFAPLDLDAVIARFGTDLPGGTGSCAPARH
- a CDS encoding glycoside hydrolase family 3 protein — encoded protein: MRPRPGRTALLVTAGLLVTALPHASAGPSAATDGPVPWITAGAAVHPVREGRTATVTLTVTTADGTPLDRPVTVGHTAAGGTATAGADYAPATGTVTFPAGTPSGARRAVRLRTVRDPRPEVAETVRLRLRATGAAVPATGPLVVIDAHGLPYLDTRLPVHRRVRDLLGRMTLAEKIGQMTQAERRALRTPGDIATHHLGSLLSGGGSAPSPNTPRAWARMVDGFQLRTRATRLQIPLLYGVDAVHGHNNVTGTVIMPHNIGLGAARDPRLAERTAAVTATETRATGVPWTFAPCLCVTRDERWGRSYESFGEDPALVTALTSVVRGLQGAPDGRDLDRPDKVLATAKHYVGDGGTAYGSSSTDGYTIDQGVTRVRRAELEAVHLAPYRRAVRRGVGSVMPSYSSVDLLGDRAGPVKMHAHAELISRVLKGRMGFRGFTVSDWQAIDQLPGDYADDVRTSVNAGLDMIMVPNAYRTFQRTLRAEVAAARVSTARIDDAVSRILTQKFRLGLFERPYADTSRLPDVGSAGHRAVAREAAAASQVLLKNAGGLLPLKPTQKVYVAGSNADDLGHQAGGWTISWQGSSGDITRGTTVLDAMRRAAPGAAITYSEDASRPVRGHDVGVVVVGEAPYAEGVGDVGNGHDLALSAADRAAVDRVCAALRCAVLVVSGRPQLIGDRLGAIDALVASWLPGTEGDGVADVLYGRRPFTGRLPVSWPRSAAQLPINVGDRDYDPQFPFGWGLTTPHPAPAGDGAARLRSLAAAAAATERAGQARSARGDRIAGAARAVVQARVGTRLTPAVARPFAEADHLLLTGDLTGAVARLTDAYRAAR